DNA from Chryseomicrobium sp. FSL W7-1435:
GTTTCCTATACGGCAGACGGGACCGCTCGTTACCGCGCCACATTGCTTGGGGGACATAAGAAAATGTAATACTTCTATTTTCGAAATTATTTCGGTTGTTCGTCTTCCGAAATGTTTGAACATTTGCTAAACTAAATAAGGTTTGGAAATTGTACGAGAAAAGGGGAACGACACATGAGGGTATTTTTGGACCTTGCTTGGTTCTTTAAAGAAAGAAAATGGCAATACGGTTTCGGCATTCTCATGCTACTGGTTGTCGCATTTTTAACATTGATCCCTCCGCGCATTATTGGAGAAGTGGTGGATGCCATTAATGAAGATAGACTAACCTCTGAATTGCTGGTTCAGTGGCTTGGCTTATTAGCTGGCGCAGCCATCATCATGTACATTCTTCGTTATTACTGGCGTATGTTGATTTTTGGGTCAGCTATCTTATTAGCTCGCCGCCTTCGTCAGACACTCTTTCAGCATTTTAGCCGCATGTCCCCATCTTTTTACCAGAAGCGACGCGTCGGTGATCTGATGGCTCATGCCACAAATGATTTATCTGCAGTTCAACAGACAGCGGGGGTAGGTGTTTTAACACTCGTCGACTCCCTTGCAACAGGTGGTTTCGTGATTGCAGCCATGGCCATCACAATCAATTGGAAGTTAACATTGATTGCTTTGTTGCCAATGCCACTTATGGTCCTATCGACAAGCTATTACGGTCGACTGCTTCATCACCGTTTTCGTTTTGCGCAAGAAGCATTCTCTGACTTGAATGATAAGTCGCAGGAAAGCATTAGCGGAATCAAAGTAATCAAGACATTCGGTCAAGAAAAAGAAGATACTGAAGACTTTGTTCGGTTGTCACAAGATGTCGTTGATAAAAACATTCGTGTCGCCAAAGTGGACTCCTTGTTTGATCCAACGATTTCACTGATTGTCGGCGCCTGCTTCTTCCTTGCTATCAGTTTTGGCACACAGTTCATCTTGTCGGAAGAAATGACTATTGGACAGCTTGTATCATTCAATGCATTTTTAGGGCTACTGGTATGGCCCATGCTTGCCTTCGGTTGGTTGTTCAATATCGTAGAACGCGGACGCGCATCGTATGAACGGATCCAACAATTACTATCAGAGCCTGTGGACATCGACGACCGGGTCGGCGCATTGGCAGTCAAACCGGAAGGGAAGGTCACGTTTGCCATCGATTCGTTTTCGTTCCCAGGAGACGACAGAAAAGCTCTACACAATGTACACTTCACGATCGATCGAGGCGAAACGCTTGGGATCGTTGGAAGAACAGGGTCTGGAAAGACAGCTATCCTCAAACTTCTCATGCGTGAATTTGAAGGATACCAAGGGTCGATCACTTACGGCATGCACGATATTCGAGATTATAAAAAAGAAAACTTACTCGAAGC
Protein-coding regions in this window:
- a CDS encoding ABC transporter transmembrane domain-containing protein, translated to MRVFLDLAWFFKERKWQYGFGILMLLVVAFLTLIPPRIIGEVVDAINEDRLTSELLVQWLGLLAGAAIIMYILRYYWRMLIFGSAILLARRLRQTLFQHFSRMSPSFYQKRRVGDLMAHATNDLSAVQQTAGVGVLTLVDSLATGGFVIAAMAITINWKLTLIALLPMPLMVLSTSYYGRLLHHRFRFAQEAFSDLNDKSQESISGIKVIKTFGQEKEDTEDFVRLSQDVVDKNIRVAKVDSLFDPTISLIVGACFFLAISFGTQFILSEEMTIGQLVSFNAFLGLLVWPMLAFGWLFNIVERGRASYERIQQLLSEPVDIDDRVGALAVKPEGKVTFAIDSFSFPGDDRKALHNVHFTIDRGETLGIVGRTGSGKTAILKLLMREFEGYQGSITYGMHDIRDYKKENLLEAIGYVPQDHFLFSTTVGLNVAFTNVKASQQEIERATKLAAIHEDITRFTDGYQTIVGERGVSLSGGQKQRISIARALMMQPELLILDDSLSAVDAKTEETILEALKAERSNETTIITSHRLSAIQHAHQIIVMESGTIKEKGTHEELMALQGTYFEMYQLQQLESLVEQGGDLHG